One Desulfovibrio fairfieldensis genomic window carries:
- a CDS encoding Trm112 family protein, translating to MPMNTEELLRILACPRCLGTLEALARDGRTQGFACQACQVVYPVRDDIPVMLIEEAVPRAQWDQGAREKSASEHVGERAGELD from the coding sequence ATGCCCATGAATACCGAAGAATTATTGCGGATCCTGGCCTGCCCGCGCTGCCTGGGCACATTGGAAGCCCTGGCGCGGGACGGGCGTACCCAAGGCTTCGCCTGTCAGGCCTGCCAGGTGGTCTATCCGGTACGCGACGACATCCCGGTCATGCTGATTGAGGAAGCCGTGCCCCGCGCGCAGTGGGATCAGGGCGCACGGGAAAAATCAGCCTCGGAACATGTCGGGGAGCGGGCCGGGGAACTGGACTGA